Proteins from a single region of Aureibacter tunicatorum:
- a CDS encoding uroporphyrinogen-III synthase — MTTSSKEKLKKVESVLVSQPKPQGGNSPYYKLAEKYGIKVDFRPFIQIDPVNAKDFRKQKVDILSHTAIIFTSRNAVDQFFAICKDLKLEMPNDMKYFCISEQTANYLQKYIVIRKRKIFTGQRTATDLIEILKKHKNEKYLFPCSNIRKDDIPSFMTDNGIEFSEAIIYNTVASDLSDLANVNYDVIAFFSPSGINSLFINFPDFKQNETRIAAFGPTTAKAVKEAGLHLDIEAPLPNAPSMTGAIELYIKKANG; from the coding sequence ATGACAACAAGTAGTAAGGAAAAGTTAAAGAAGGTTGAGTCTGTTCTTGTTTCTCAACCCAAGCCACAAGGTGGCAATTCACCATATTACAAATTAGCTGAGAAATATGGGATCAAAGTAGATTTCAGGCCTTTCATACAAATTGATCCTGTCAACGCTAAGGATTTCAGAAAACAAAAAGTCGATATCTTAAGTCACACAGCGATTATATTCACTAGTAGGAATGCCGTTGATCAATTTTTTGCTATTTGCAAAGATCTTAAGCTTGAGATGCCTAATGATATGAAGTATTTCTGTATTTCCGAACAGACTGCTAATTATCTACAAAAGTATATTGTTATTCGCAAGAGAAAGATTTTCACTGGACAAAGAACAGCTACTGATCTTATTGAAATTTTGAAGAAGCATAAGAATGAGAAGTATTTGTTCCCTTGTTCGAATATTCGCAAAGATGATATTCCAAGCTTCATGACTGATAATGGAATTGAATTCAGCGAAGCGATAATTTACAATACTGTTGCTAGCGATTTGTCGGACTTGGCAAATGTGAACTATGATGTGATCGCTTTCTTTAGCCCATCAGGAATTAATTCTTTATTCATCAATTTCCCTGACTTCAAGCAAAACGAGACAAGAATTGCTGCTTTTGGTCCTACGACTGCAAAAGCGGTAAAAGAAGCTGGTTTGCATTTGGATATTGAAGCTCCGCTTCCTAACGCTCCTTCGATGACTGGCGCGATAGAATTGTACATTAAAAAAGCAAATGGGTAA
- a CDS encoding LytR/AlgR family response regulator transcription factor: MKALIVDDERLARKELISLLSVHEQIEVVGEAINVDDAFEKIKQLKPEVIFLDIQMPGKTGFELLEMLDHVPKVIFVTAYDEYALKAFEVNAMDYLLKPVQPERLEECLSKLISNETNSELKEEDILDRSDKLTYNDQVFVKDGEKCWFVKLQNVRFFESDGNYVKVFFGENKPMIHRSLNALEERLDSRHFFRASRKYIVNLSWIENIETWFNGGLVVHLKTGEKIEVSRRQSTKFKELMSL; the protein is encoded by the coding sequence ATGAAAGCACTTATTGTAGATGATGAACGATTGGCTAGAAAAGAATTGATTTCATTATTATCGGTTCACGAGCAGATAGAAGTGGTAGGAGAAGCGATTAATGTGGATGATGCCTTTGAGAAAATAAAGCAATTAAAGCCTGAAGTTATTTTTTTGGATATTCAAATGCCTGGGAAAACGGGATTTGAGTTATTGGAAATGTTGGATCATGTGCCAAAGGTAATATTTGTGACCGCTTATGATGAATATGCATTGAAGGCATTTGAGGTGAATGCAATGGATTATCTTTTAAAACCCGTCCAACCAGAAAGGCTAGAAGAGTGTTTGAGTAAATTAATATCCAATGAAACTAATTCAGAATTAAAAGAGGAAGATATTCTTGATCGATCTGACAAGTTGACTTATAATGATCAGGTATTTGTGAAAGATGGAGAAAAGTGTTGGTTTGTGAAGTTGCAAAATGTAAGGTTCTTCGAATCAGATGGCAATTACGTAAAAGTGTTTTTTGGAGAAAACAAGCCAATGATACATCGATCTTTGAATGCTTTGGAAGAGAGATTGGATTCAAGACATTTTTTTAGAGCAAGCAGAAAGTATATTGTCAACTTGTCTTGGATTGAAAATATTGAAACTTGGTTTAATGGCGGCTTAGTTGTTCATTTAAAGACTGGGGAGAAAATAGAAGTTAGCAGAAGGCAATCCACTAAGTTCAAAGAGCTAATGAGCCTTTAA
- a CDS encoding SUMF1/EgtB/PvdO family nonheme iron enzyme: MIKSVSLLRMFCLWSLLAFSLQSCGLFGGKTVDDKGELIGVQGREGWYMSVPYGMVAIPAGTFHMGQADQDVPSTQNNFNKQVTIGQFYMDDSEITNNEYRQFVNTLLEDSVSVLGEEGIYDLYYPDTTVWNQDFSHHLGDPLVSYYYSHPAYDDYPVVGVSWEAAKYFCQWRTEHLNQYRTSNGEFEMPNFRLPSEAEWEYAARGGRDMGKYPWGGPYVRNTKGCLLANFKPGRGNYYDDGFAYTAPVYSFLPNDFGLYEMSGNVSEWVEDAYNPAAVPLVWDMNPTYWDDNEPKKVVRGGSWKDISYYLETGTRTYEFKDSTRSYIGFRCAMTYLGR; the protein is encoded by the coding sequence ATGATTAAAAGTGTTAGTTTACTAAGGATGTTTTGTCTTTGGTCTCTTTTGGCTTTTTCTTTGCAAAGCTGCGGACTTTTCGGAGGAAAGACGGTAGATGATAAAGGAGAGCTTATCGGAGTTCAAGGACGAGAAGGATGGTATATGTCGGTGCCATATGGTATGGTTGCGATTCCGGCAGGAACATTCCATATGGGACAGGCTGATCAAGATGTTCCGTCTACTCAAAACAACTTCAACAAGCAAGTGACTATTGGTCAGTTCTACATGGACGACTCGGAGATCACTAATAATGAGTATAGACAATTTGTTAATACTTTGTTGGAAGATTCAGTAAGTGTTTTGGGAGAAGAAGGAATCTATGATCTTTATTACCCGGATACAACTGTTTGGAATCAAGATTTTTCTCACCATCTAGGAGATCCTTTAGTATCTTACTACTACTCTCACCCTGCTTATGACGACTATCCAGTTGTAGGTGTTAGTTGGGAAGCTGCGAAATACTTTTGCCAGTGGAGAACTGAACATCTAAATCAATACAGAACTTCAAACGGAGAATTTGAGATGCCTAACTTCAGGTTGCCATCTGAAGCTGAATGGGAATATGCTGCTAGAGGCGGAAGAGATATGGGTAAATATCCATGGGGAGGTCCTTATGTTAGAAATACTAAAGGATGTCTTTTAGCTAACTTCAAGCCTGGTAGAGGTAACTATTACGATGACGGATTTGCTTATACAGCTCCAGTTTACTCATTTTTGCCAAATGACTTCGGTCTTTACGAAATGTCAGGTAATGTTTCTGAGTGGGTTGAAGATGCTTATAATCCAGCTGCGGTTCCATTGGTATGGGATATGAACCCGACCTACTGGGATGACAACGAGCCTAAGAAGGTAGTAAGAGGTGGATCTTGGAAAGATATTTCTTATTACTTGGAGACGGGTACAAGAACTTATGAGTTCAAGGATTCTACAAGATCTTATATCGGATTCCGTTGCGCTATGACATATCTTGGTAGATAA
- a CDS encoding sensor histidine kinase: MNRNTIYWSLQLFGWGAYALLIIFFTMLAAGRLQSSEIVNLFLTTSFFIISTHVYRLCFRRMKWMSWSIVKLVLIVLLSMLGLSVISYFFVEGIASLLLGELTAFFSDPFVYIGVIFTNMLFYLLWMLFYLSFHYFERYSTSLKYEAAVKEFELNRLKSQLNPHFIFNALNSTRALIDEDPKKAKDSVTQLSNILRSTLVMSKKKLINFSDELKTVIDYLALEKIRYEERLSVEYDINEDTSRFMIPPLMIQTLVENSIKHGISTLPSGGRVCIKAYVQNDKLFVEIGNDGFFLYQENNDPTKHGISNTLQRLNLIYGDDANFEIKNIGETWVVAKLEIPQKI; the protein is encoded by the coding sequence ATGAACAGAAATACAATATATTGGTCGCTTCAACTTTTTGGCTGGGGTGCTTATGCTTTGCTGATTATATTTTTTACGATGTTGGCGGCGGGAAGATTACAGTCTTCAGAAATAGTGAATCTATTTTTGACTACTTCGTTCTTTATTATTTCCACACATGTATACAGATTGTGCTTCAGAAGAATGAAGTGGATGAGTTGGAGTATTGTGAAGCTGGTTCTGATAGTGCTGTTAAGCATGCTGGGGCTTAGTGTCATATCCTATTTTTTTGTAGAGGGAATAGCGTCTCTTTTGCTGGGAGAATTGACCGCTTTTTTTTCAGACCCATTTGTGTATATAGGAGTTATATTCACAAACATGCTTTTTTACCTTCTTTGGATGCTTTTCTATTTGTCATTTCATTATTTTGAAAGGTATAGCACTTCATTGAAGTATGAGGCTGCAGTCAAGGAATTTGAGTTGAATCGACTAAAATCGCAGTTAAACCCCCATTTTATTTTTAACGCTCTTAATAGTACACGGGCATTAATTGATGAAGACCCTAAAAAGGCTAAGGACTCGGTAACTCAACTTTCGAATATATTGAGGAGTACATTGGTAATGAGCAAAAAGAAACTGATAAACTTTTCTGATGAATTGAAAACTGTTATAGATTATCTAGCGTTGGAAAAGATTAGATATGAAGAAAGGCTTTCCGTTGAGTATGATATAAATGAAGATACTTCAAGGTTTATGATTCCTCCGCTAATGATACAAACTTTGGTGGAGAACTCTATTAAACATGGGATATCAACTTTGCCATCAGGTGGGCGTGTGTGTATAAAGGCTTATGTGCAAAATGATAAATTATTTGTAGAGATAGGCAATGACGGTTTCTTTTTATATCAAGAAAATAATGATCCTACTAAACATGGAATCTCAAATACTCTTCAAAGGTTGAATTTAATCTATGGTGATGATGCGAATTTTGAGATCAAAAATATAGGAGAGACTTGGGTAGTAGCAAAACTGGAAATACCACAAAAGATATAG
- a CDS encoding type IX secretion system membrane protein PorP/SprF, which translates to MKRFLYNFLLLLLALLLSDRVALGQNDAQLTQYMFNKLVYNPAYAGVEGVTNITALYRSQWLGYQASIDQGGAPSTALITFDAPILRLNSGLGLQVLNDQLGPQNNLNILLAYAYHLELNDYKLSFALQGGVISQTIDFDKYRWLDPDDPFNRTGKESQVRPDLSIGFFLQSQKLYAGLSYNHLIDSEFDFGVENIQNPLEKQLNFMMGYDIMYNYDVIITPSVLFRTDFTGYALDVSTLLEYKQMFWGGLSYRYMEAVSAILGYAFLKDKSLRIGYSLDYIVHHANAKATTSHEFMLNYLLPLNVGKERKIIRTPRFRH; encoded by the coding sequence ATGAAGCGATTTCTATACAATTTTTTGCTCCTTTTATTGGCTTTATTATTGAGCGATAGAGTTGCTCTTGGACAGAATGATGCCCAGCTGACTCAATACATGTTCAATAAGCTTGTTTATAATCCTGCTTACGCTGGAGTGGAAGGAGTTACTAATATTACAGCATTGTATAGGTCTCAATGGTTGGGTTATCAAGCCTCGATTGATCAGGGGGGAGCGCCATCTACGGCATTGATAACTTTCGACGCGCCTATTTTACGTCTCAACAGCGGATTGGGCTTGCAAGTGTTGAATGATCAATTGGGACCTCAAAATAATTTGAATATTCTTTTAGCTTACGCTTATCATTTGGAACTGAATGATTATAAGTTAAGCTTTGCGCTCCAAGGGGGAGTGATTTCACAAACTATAGATTTCGATAAATATCGCTGGCTTGATCCCGATGACCCATTTAATAGAACAGGGAAAGAGTCTCAAGTGAGGCCGGATTTGTCCATTGGCTTTTTCCTTCAGTCCCAAAAATTATATGCAGGATTGAGTTACAACCACTTGATTGATTCTGAATTTGATTTTGGAGTTGAGAATATTCAAAATCCACTGGAAAAACAACTGAACTTTATGATGGGATACGATATCATGTATAATTATGATGTCATAATCACGCCTTCGGTTTTGTTTAGAACGGACTTTACAGGCTATGCTTTGGATGTGTCCACTCTTCTTGAATACAAGCAAATGTTTTGGGGTGGCTTGTCATATCGATATATGGAAGCCGTGTCAGCTATTTTAGGTTATGCGTTTTTAAAGGATAAATCATTAAGAATAGGTTATTCTCTTGATTACATCGTTCACCATGCCAATGCGAAGGCTACGACTTCTCATGAATTCATGCTTAATTATTTATTGCCGTTGAATGTAGGTAAAGAAAGGAAGATCATACGAACGCCTAGGTTTAGGCATTAA
- a CDS encoding DUF4271 domain-containing protein, translating to MSIKTTLNILLFLCFLFVSNSSKALDPLVGSELRWYEFSDRRDEFIPLIDQNLNNVHLIGAFWDERASSDTFCIHLPANSSVYLNNSILWHSSEKDTLLFPSSGFDAYFKSGNNFVSIYNPDGLKGFQFESKVGENVELANGDNVILERKLDSFNDFFFIVFFTIIFIEIIFRNFFSRIGSSLWYKDLFSIIPVNEKVYSNNNFIYLIILCLWMALFFQTFLFVSLGDSGNITVLERLMTYFYYVMVLVLFGVVKLFGLALFSRVLNLKGLVDFHLLEYSRVYDLMFFIFVTCMAGLALREGGWHLDDVLLIKKVALFIYFSFLMILYYKMIAYKGYKKLQLFLYLCASEFLPFLVGMKFFLKI from the coding sequence ATGTCGATAAAGACAACGTTGAACATATTGCTATTCTTATGTTTTCTTTTTGTATCAAACTCTTCAAAAGCTCTGGATCCATTGGTAGGAAGCGAGCTTAGATGGTATGAGTTTTCTGATAGAAGAGATGAGTTTATACCATTGATTGATCAGAATTTGAATAACGTGCATTTGATAGGTGCCTTCTGGGATGAGCGAGCTTCTTCGGATACTTTTTGTATTCATTTGCCAGCGAATTCATCAGTGTATTTGAATAATTCTATATTATGGCATAGTAGCGAGAAAGACACATTGCTTTTTCCTTCTTCAGGTTTTGATGCTTATTTTAAAAGTGGGAACAATTTTGTTTCGATATATAATCCAGATGGCTTAAAGGGATTTCAGTTTGAGTCAAAGGTTGGAGAAAATGTTGAATTGGCAAATGGAGATAATGTGATTTTAGAAAGAAAATTAGATTCATTCAATGACTTTTTCTTTATCGTGTTTTTTACAATTATTTTTATTGAAATTATCTTCAGGAATTTTTTTAGTAGAATAGGTTCAAGTTTATGGTATAAAGATTTATTCTCAATAATTCCCGTAAATGAAAAAGTTTATAGCAACAATAACTTTATTTACCTTATTATATTATGCCTTTGGATGGCATTGTTTTTTCAGACCTTTCTTTTTGTCTCTTTAGGTGATAGCGGGAATATAACTGTTCTTGAAAGATTGATGACCTATTTTTATTACGTGATGGTTCTTGTGTTATTTGGTGTTGTCAAGTTGTTCGGACTAGCATTGTTTTCTAGGGTTTTAAATTTGAAGGGCCTTGTTGATTTTCATTTGTTGGAGTATTCAAGAGTTTATGACTTGATGTTTTTTATTTTTGTCACTTGCATGGCTGGTCTTGCTTTGAGAGAAGGAGGATGGCATTTGGATGATGTTTTACTGATTAAAAAAGTCGCTTTATTTATTTACTTTTCATTTCTTATGATATTGTATTATAAGATGATCGCTTACAAGGGATATAAAAAGTTGCAATTATTTTTGTATCTTTGCGCTTCTGAATTTCTACCTTTTTTGGTGGGAATGAAGTTTTTTTTAAAAATATAA
- a CDS encoding NAD(P)/FAD-dependent oxidoreductase, with the protein MSNFDHLSIHIPKSHYPRVVIVGGGFGGLKLSRMLVKEKFQVVLMDRNNYHVFQPLLYQVATAGLEADAIAGPMRKLIKEYDNFFFRMLRVLKVDVESKKVSTKVGDISYDYLILANGAKTNFFGNDQIMKNAFPLKQLSHALDLRSHLLQNFEKAVLSNERAYVESLLNVVVVGGGPTGVEVAGALAELKGHVLPKDYPELNFRQMNIYLIEGTDRLLNGMSQNSGDKAHYYLDGLMVNVITGKFVQSYENNVVKLNDDTEIHTQTLIWAAGVMGSIIDGIPKELVEKSRILVNEFNQVNGFENFYAIGDVACMKSEKFPKGHPMVAPVAIQQAEHLVKNLKLQMQGKEMLGFDYTNKGSMATIGRNRAVVDLPGDIKFTGLFAWAVWMFVHLMSIVGFKNKFIIFINWLWNYFTYDRGNRLIVRFFNPTLKDYEENQSDLYTDNDE; encoded by the coding sequence ATGAGTAATTTCGATCACCTATCAATACACATACCTAAGAGCCATTATCCTAGGGTTGTCATTGTCGGAGGAGGATTTGGAGGCCTCAAGCTTTCAAGAATGCTAGTGAAGGAGAAGTTTCAAGTGGTGTTGATGGATAGGAATAATTATCACGTTTTTCAACCTTTGTTATATCAAGTGGCTACTGCTGGATTGGAGGCTGATGCAATTGCTGGTCCTATGAGGAAGTTGATCAAGGAGTATGATAATTTCTTTTTCAGAATGCTCAGGGTCTTGAAAGTTGACGTTGAAAGTAAAAAGGTCAGTACCAAAGTAGGCGATATTAGTTACGATTATTTGATTTTGGCAAATGGCGCCAAAACAAATTTTTTTGGGAATGATCAAATCATGAAAAATGCATTTCCTTTGAAGCAACTCTCACATGCATTAGACCTCAGAAGTCATTTGCTTCAGAATTTTGAAAAGGCGGTATTGTCCAATGAGAGAGCTTATGTTGAAAGTTTATTGAATGTCGTAGTGGTCGGAGGAGGGCCAACAGGAGTAGAGGTTGCAGGTGCATTGGCTGAGTTGAAAGGTCATGTATTGCCGAAGGACTACCCTGAGTTGAATTTTCGACAAATGAATATTTATTTGATCGAAGGGACTGATAGGCTTCTTAACGGTATGTCTCAAAATAGCGGAGACAAGGCGCACTATTACCTTGATGGATTGATGGTCAATGTGATTACGGGCAAGTTTGTCCAGTCATATGAAAATAATGTTGTCAAGCTTAATGATGACACAGAGATTCACACTCAAACTCTGATATGGGCAGCTGGAGTGATGGGCAGTATTATAGACGGGATACCAAAGGAGTTGGTGGAAAAGAGTCGAATATTAGTTAATGAGTTCAATCAAGTTAATGGATTCGAGAATTTTTACGCCATTGGTGATGTCGCATGCATGAAGTCTGAAAAATTCCCAAAAGGGCACCCAATGGTAGCTCCCGTAGCGATACAACAGGCTGAGCATTTGGTTAAAAACCTAAAGCTGCAGATGCAAGGGAAAGAGATGCTTGGTTTTGATTATACGAATAAAGGGTCCATGGCGACAATAGGAAGAAACCGTGCGGTAGTTGACCTTCCCGGAGATATAAAATTTACCGGATTGTTCGCTTGGGCGGTTTGGATGTTTGTCCATTTGATGAGTATAGTTGGTTTTAAGAATAAATTTATCATTTTTATCAACTGGCTATGGAATTATTTCACTTACGATAGAGGTAATAGATTGATTGTTCGATTTTTTAACCCTACACTGAAAGATTATGAGGAGAATCAATCAGATTTATACACTGATAATGATGAATAA
- the hemW gene encoding radical SAM family heme chaperone HemW translates to MAGIYIHIPFCKKACHYCDFHFSTSLKLKEKMVEAIIAETILQKNFLGNEQVETIYFGGGTPSILDVNELESILNKIIEQFSISSKPEITLEANPDDLSISKLKDIKSLGINRLSIGIQSFNDNFLTYLNRSHNSTEAKSVINNAQHVGFENISIDLIYAIPNDDHKIWKEDLSLAMSLNVPHISPYSLTIEEKTVFGNWLKRNKINEVEDNFAAEQFEILQETLFANNYEQYEISNFAREKAYSKHNTNYWRQKKYLGLGPGAHSFNGNSRQFNVLNNPNYINSISKGIIPSTSDDLDLKDQTNEYILTSLRTIWGIDLNFLKNRYQYSIPQKAINQYLNSGHCMQKDNSLMLTKPGRLFADKIACDFFTT, encoded by the coding sequence TTGGCAGGTATCTACATTCATATTCCGTTTTGCAAGAAAGCATGTCATTATTGCGACTTCCACTTTAGCACAAGCCTCAAGCTCAAAGAGAAAATGGTCGAAGCCATAATCGCGGAAACCATCCTCCAAAAGAACTTTCTAGGCAATGAGCAGGTAGAAACCATTTATTTTGGAGGGGGAACACCGTCTATATTGGACGTTAATGAATTAGAATCGATCCTAAACAAGATTATTGAACAATTTTCAATTTCTTCTAAGCCTGAAATAACATTAGAGGCTAATCCTGACGATTTGTCAATATCAAAGCTCAAAGATATAAAATCGCTAGGCATCAACAGACTCAGTATTGGTATTCAGTCATTCAACGATAATTTTTTAACTTATCTGAATAGATCCCATAACTCTACCGAGGCGAAAAGCGTGATTAATAATGCTCAGCATGTAGGCTTCGAAAATATTAGCATTGACCTGATATATGCGATCCCGAATGATGACCATAAAATTTGGAAAGAAGATTTAAGTTTAGCGATGAGTTTAAATGTTCCTCACATTTCCCCTTACTCATTGACTATTGAAGAAAAAACCGTGTTTGGAAACTGGCTAAAAAGAAATAAAATAAACGAAGTAGAGGATAATTTTGCCGCTGAGCAATTTGAAATCTTGCAGGAAACGCTTTTTGCAAATAACTATGAACAGTATGAAATTTCTAATTTTGCCAGAGAGAAAGCTTATTCCAAGCACAACACAAACTATTGGCGTCAAAAAAAATACCTAGGCTTAGGCCCTGGCGCGCACTCTTTTAATGGAAATTCTCGACAATTCAATGTATTGAACAACCCTAATTACATTAATTCCATTTCTAAGGGAATTATTCCTTCCACCTCGGACGATCTTGACTTAAAAGATCAAACCAATGAATACATTCTCACCAGCTTGCGTACAATTTGGGGCATAGACCTGAATTTCTTGAAAAATCGCTATCAATATTCGATTCCTCAAAAAGCAATCAATCAATACTTGAATAGCGGACATTGCATGCAAAAAGACAATAGTCTTATGCTTACCAAACCTGGCAGATTATTCGCAGACAAAATTGCTTGCGATTTTTTCACAACGTAG